One Primulina huaijiensis isolate GDHJ02 chromosome 8, ASM1229523v2, whole genome shotgun sequence genomic region harbors:
- the LOC140982190 gene encoding growth-regulating factor 7-like isoform X3 — protein sequence MMVRRNLENLNRRSLGGGNDDGGDGSNEVLGYIYSNGASASCVGSSAAGYKLTNLQIFDFFPSLNSTAASGSSGVMASSVGLAFTSAQWKELERQAMIFKYLTASLPLPLPLPRDLLYPLSLNFPAPASDPTINLSGGELYNARCFKNRDPEPGRCKRTDGKKWRCSKDVAPLQKYCERHLHKGRLRSRKPVEVRNNGEIRKKSRLERGPLPTLQAYSAATHQISTKNEPHLLFNPIESDRDAGSMMEFESTENNWRHLMTKANLDLLTNEFSTCSPSPIFHQDCVETSSPFSYLNFQAQTGVVNAWSMDYESSKNCNATSCPVPLHQGNLSPSLNLSMAVASGNVLDGETSKFEIEHGLKYSDDCYVADRRWLPFSRGGPLGEALQPLVTGVEGSNPASPYDSVHTTATTVSSPSGVLHRTLFSQSENSVCNSPAGTAPSLEYAFQWFS from the exons ATGATGGTTCGTCGTAATCTGGAAAATCTGAACCGCCGCTCACTTGGTGGGGGTAATGACGATGGCGGCGACGGTTCGAACGAGGTGTTGGGCTATATATACAGTAATGGTGCCTCAGCTTCATGTGTTGGTAGCTCTGCAGCAGGTTATAAACTGACTAATTTGCAGATATTTGACTTTTTTCCCTCTTTGAATTCCACAGCAGCATCCGGTTCTTCGG GAGTAATGGCTTCGAGTGTGGGACTAGCTTTTACATCTGCTCAATGGAAAGAGCTTGAAAGACAAGCTATGATATTTAAATACTTGACGGCCTCTCTGCCTCTGCCTCTGCCTCTGCCTCGTGATCTTCTGTATCCGCTTTCACTAAATTTTCCTGCTCCAGCTTCAGACCCTACCATTAACT TGAGTGGCGGAGAACTATATAATGCCAGATGTTTCAAGAATAGAGATCCGGAGCCAGGGAGGTGTAAGCGAACAGATGGCAAGAAATGGAGGTGTTCAAAAGACGTGGCGCCGCTGCAGAAGTACTGTGAACGTCACCTGCACAAGGGTCGTTTGCGTTCAAGAAAGCCTGTGGAAGTTCGAAACAATGGCGAAATTCGCAAGAAATCGCGGCTTGAACGAGGCCCTCTGCCCACGCTTCAAGCCTATAGCGCTGCAACCCACCAGATTTCGACTAAAAATGAACCCCATCTCTTGTTCAATCCTATAGAATCTGACAG GGATGCTGGCTCGATGATGGAATTCGAATCGACTGAGAATAATTGGCGACACTTGATGACGAAAGCAAATCTGGATTTATTGACAAATGAGTTCTCCACTTGCAGCCCCAGTCCCATTTTTCATCAAGATTGTGTCGAGACTTCAAGTCCATTCTCTTACCTAAATTTCCAGGCACAGACTGGAGTCGTTAATGCTTGGTCAATGGATTACGAAAGCAGTAAAAATTGCAATGCCACATCCTGCCCTGTGCCCCTCCATCAGGGGAATTTGTCCCCTTCACTTAATTTATCCATGGCTGTGGCTTCTGGAAATGTGTTGGATGGAGAAACTAGCAAGTTTGAAATCGAACATGGTCTTAAATATTCCGATGATTGTTATGTCGCCGACCGACGATGGTTACCATTTTCTCGTGGAGGGCCACTTGGAGAAGCTTTGCAGCCATTAGTGACTGGGGTCGAGGGCTCGAATCCAGCTTCTCCCTATGATTCTGTTCACACCACAGCTACAACAGTTTCATCCCCATCGGGGGTTCTTCATCGGACATTGTTCTCACAATCGGAGAATAGTGTTTGCAATAGCCCAGCAGGTACTGCGCCTTCCTTGGAATATGCATTCCAATGGTTCAGTTAG
- the LOC140982190 gene encoding growth-regulating factor 7-like isoform X1, which yields MEVHQRARMAVKQLLLNSKSIESFPSKICMMVRRNLENLNRRSLGGGNDDGGDGSNEVLGYIYSNGASASCVGSSAAGYKLTNLQIFDFFPSLNSTAASGSSGVMASSVGLAFTSAQWKELERQAMIFKYLTASLPLPLPLPRDLLYPLSLNFPAPASDPTINLSGGELYNARCFKNRDPEPGRCKRTDGKKWRCSKDVAPLQKYCERHLHKGRLRSRKPVEVRNNGEIRKKSRLERGPLPTLQAYSAATHQISTKNEPHLLFNPIESDRDAGSMMEFESTENNWRHLMTKANLDLLTNEFSTCSPSPIFHQDCVETSSPFSYLNFQAQTGVVNAWSMDYESSKNCNATSCPVPLHQGNLSPSLNLSMAVASGNVLDGETSKFEIEHGLKYSDDCYVADRRWLPFSRGGPLGEALQPLVTGVEGSNPASPYDSVHTTATTVSSPSGVLHRTLFSQSENSVCNSPAGTAPSLEYAFQWFS from the exons ATGGAGGTACACCAAAGGGCGAGAATGGCGGTAAAACAATTACTATTAAATTCCAAG AGTATCGAATCGTTCCCTTCCAAGATTTGCATGATGGTTCGTCGTAATCTGGAAAATCTGAACCGCCGCTCACTTGGTGGGGGTAATGACGATGGCGGCGACGGTTCGAACGAGGTGTTGGGCTATATATACAGTAATGGTGCCTCAGCTTCATGTGTTGGTAGCTCTGCAGCAGGTTATAAACTGACTAATTTGCAGATATTTGACTTTTTTCCCTCTTTGAATTCCACAGCAGCATCCGGTTCTTCGG GAGTAATGGCTTCGAGTGTGGGACTAGCTTTTACATCTGCTCAATGGAAAGAGCTTGAAAGACAAGCTATGATATTTAAATACTTGACGGCCTCTCTGCCTCTGCCTCTGCCTCTGCCTCGTGATCTTCTGTATCCGCTTTCACTAAATTTTCCTGCTCCAGCTTCAGACCCTACCATTAACT TGAGTGGCGGAGAACTATATAATGCCAGATGTTTCAAGAATAGAGATCCGGAGCCAGGGAGGTGTAAGCGAACAGATGGCAAGAAATGGAGGTGTTCAAAAGACGTGGCGCCGCTGCAGAAGTACTGTGAACGTCACCTGCACAAGGGTCGTTTGCGTTCAAGAAAGCCTGTGGAAGTTCGAAACAATGGCGAAATTCGCAAGAAATCGCGGCTTGAACGAGGCCCTCTGCCCACGCTTCAAGCCTATAGCGCTGCAACCCACCAGATTTCGACTAAAAATGAACCCCATCTCTTGTTCAATCCTATAGAATCTGACAG GGATGCTGGCTCGATGATGGAATTCGAATCGACTGAGAATAATTGGCGACACTTGATGACGAAAGCAAATCTGGATTTATTGACAAATGAGTTCTCCACTTGCAGCCCCAGTCCCATTTTTCATCAAGATTGTGTCGAGACTTCAAGTCCATTCTCTTACCTAAATTTCCAGGCACAGACTGGAGTCGTTAATGCTTGGTCAATGGATTACGAAAGCAGTAAAAATTGCAATGCCACATCCTGCCCTGTGCCCCTCCATCAGGGGAATTTGTCCCCTTCACTTAATTTATCCATGGCTGTGGCTTCTGGAAATGTGTTGGATGGAGAAACTAGCAAGTTTGAAATCGAACATGGTCTTAAATATTCCGATGATTGTTATGTCGCCGACCGACGATGGTTACCATTTTCTCGTGGAGGGCCACTTGGAGAAGCTTTGCAGCCATTAGTGACTGGGGTCGAGGGCTCGAATCCAGCTTCTCCCTATGATTCTGTTCACACCACAGCTACAACAGTTTCATCCCCATCGGGGGTTCTTCATCGGACATTGTTCTCACAATCGGAGAATAGTGTTTGCAATAGCCCAGCAGGTACTGCGCCTTCCTTGGAATATGCATTCCAATGGTTCAGTTAG
- the LOC140982190 gene encoding growth-regulating factor 7-like isoform X2 — protein sequence MASIESFPSKICMMVRRNLENLNRRSLGGGNDDGGDGSNEVLGYIYSNGASASCVGSSAAGYKLTNLQIFDFFPSLNSTAASGSSGVMASSVGLAFTSAQWKELERQAMIFKYLTASLPLPLPLPRDLLYPLSLNFPAPASDPTINLSGGELYNARCFKNRDPEPGRCKRTDGKKWRCSKDVAPLQKYCERHLHKGRLRSRKPVEVRNNGEIRKKSRLERGPLPTLQAYSAATHQISTKNEPHLLFNPIESDRDAGSMMEFESTENNWRHLMTKANLDLLTNEFSTCSPSPIFHQDCVETSSPFSYLNFQAQTGVVNAWSMDYESSKNCNATSCPVPLHQGNLSPSLNLSMAVASGNVLDGETSKFEIEHGLKYSDDCYVADRRWLPFSRGGPLGEALQPLVTGVEGSNPASPYDSVHTTATTVSSPSGVLHRTLFSQSENSVCNSPAGTAPSLEYAFQWFS from the exons ATGGCG AGTATCGAATCGTTCCCTTCCAAGATTTGCATGATGGTTCGTCGTAATCTGGAAAATCTGAACCGCCGCTCACTTGGTGGGGGTAATGACGATGGCGGCGACGGTTCGAACGAGGTGTTGGGCTATATATACAGTAATGGTGCCTCAGCTTCATGTGTTGGTAGCTCTGCAGCAGGTTATAAACTGACTAATTTGCAGATATTTGACTTTTTTCCCTCTTTGAATTCCACAGCAGCATCCGGTTCTTCGG GAGTAATGGCTTCGAGTGTGGGACTAGCTTTTACATCTGCTCAATGGAAAGAGCTTGAAAGACAAGCTATGATATTTAAATACTTGACGGCCTCTCTGCCTCTGCCTCTGCCTCTGCCTCGTGATCTTCTGTATCCGCTTTCACTAAATTTTCCTGCTCCAGCTTCAGACCCTACCATTAACT TGAGTGGCGGAGAACTATATAATGCCAGATGTTTCAAGAATAGAGATCCGGAGCCAGGGAGGTGTAAGCGAACAGATGGCAAGAAATGGAGGTGTTCAAAAGACGTGGCGCCGCTGCAGAAGTACTGTGAACGTCACCTGCACAAGGGTCGTTTGCGTTCAAGAAAGCCTGTGGAAGTTCGAAACAATGGCGAAATTCGCAAGAAATCGCGGCTTGAACGAGGCCCTCTGCCCACGCTTCAAGCCTATAGCGCTGCAACCCACCAGATTTCGACTAAAAATGAACCCCATCTCTTGTTCAATCCTATAGAATCTGACAG GGATGCTGGCTCGATGATGGAATTCGAATCGACTGAGAATAATTGGCGACACTTGATGACGAAAGCAAATCTGGATTTATTGACAAATGAGTTCTCCACTTGCAGCCCCAGTCCCATTTTTCATCAAGATTGTGTCGAGACTTCAAGTCCATTCTCTTACCTAAATTTCCAGGCACAGACTGGAGTCGTTAATGCTTGGTCAATGGATTACGAAAGCAGTAAAAATTGCAATGCCACATCCTGCCCTGTGCCCCTCCATCAGGGGAATTTGTCCCCTTCACTTAATTTATCCATGGCTGTGGCTTCTGGAAATGTGTTGGATGGAGAAACTAGCAAGTTTGAAATCGAACATGGTCTTAAATATTCCGATGATTGTTATGTCGCCGACCGACGATGGTTACCATTTTCTCGTGGAGGGCCACTTGGAGAAGCTTTGCAGCCATTAGTGACTGGGGTCGAGGGCTCGAATCCAGCTTCTCCCTATGATTCTGTTCACACCACAGCTACAACAGTTTCATCCCCATCGGGGGTTCTTCATCGGACATTGTTCTCACAATCGGAGAATAGTGTTTGCAATAGCCCAGCAGGTACTGCGCCTTCCTTGGAATATGCATTCCAATGGTTCAGTTAG
- the LOC140982989 gene encoding uncharacterized protein isoform X2: MDYLSRHAEELQFFDAVENVSLASSFLDDCHSFKNWEYDVWVNSPQSVTERRRKFIRWMGLSSDGLEGDDFFKEDAGRIMENSGAVQQTPPSTENRLSSCHSSASIWSYNDVDSSMKVDLFDARSDNGSERACNVTGLVENEKNESQSSLSLQQLVEKELFVNGTDKLKDRLLNRLRSISCMKCSAVNDDNMRSNDDSRVEETRIRRVKVRYSRRRMKKLSALFTGQDIPAHEGPILAMKFSHNGKFLASAGEDKFVRVWLVVEDDRSDLIDIPDADPSCVYFLVNNESELGPLQKYNIHESKCLRRTQDSACIVFPPKVFRILEKPLHLFQGHEGEILDLSWSKNDCLLSASIDKTVRLWRVGVDHCLKVFSHNNYVTCIQFNPLNDDYFISGSIDGKVRIWTITGCQVVDWTETKEIITAISYRPDGQGGVIGFVTGTCQFFNISDNRLQFETQMCLARKKKSPCKRVTGFQFLPHDPSKVLVTCANSQVRVLDGMDVIRKYKGIRNGGNQVSASFTSDGKHIVSASEDSNVYMWNYTDPVSNSLSQPKSIGSFECFSSDASVVIPWPGLKIGNSENELKSRKYEIFRNSLPFSLSAYFSSGDQEFFLDSNPKGSTTWPEEKLPVSYPHDMMSSMCWDGKIRSFRNYGLPVPC; this comes from the exons ATGGACTACTTGAGCCGTCATGCGGAAGAATTGCAATTTTTTGACGCCGTGGAGAACGTTTCGTTGGCATCTAGTTTTCTTGATGATTGCCATAGTTTTAAGAATTGGGAATATGATGTGTGGGTTAATAGTCCTCAGAGTGTGACGGAACGCCGTAGGAAATTCATTAGATGGATGGGATTGAGCTCAGATGGATTGGAAGGAGACGATTTCTTTAAAGAAGATGCTGGTAGAATCATGGAGAATAGTGGAGCTGTCCAGCAGACACCACCGAGCACCGAAAACCGGCTTTCTTCTTGCCATTCTTCTGCTTCAATTTGGTCTTACAATGATGTGGACTCGTCTATGAAGGTGGATTTATTTGATGCTAGAAGTGACAATGGTAGTGAGAGAGCATGTAATGTAACTGGATTAGTGGAAAATGAGAAAAACGAGTCGCAATCGTCTCTGTCCCTTCAGCAGTTGGTGGAGAAAGAACTGTTTGTTAATGGGACGGATAAGTTGAAAGATAGGTTATTGAATAGATTGCGGTCCATTTCTTGCATGAAGTGTAGTGCTGTGAACGATGATAATATGCGATCGAATGATGATAGCCGAGTCGAAGAAACTAGGATTCGGAGGGTGAAGGTTCGATATTCTCGAAGAAGGATGAAGAAACTCTCAGCTCTTTTCACAGGACAAGACATACCAGCCCATGAGGGTCCGATACTAGCTATGAAATTTAGTCACAATGGTAAGTTCCTGGCCAGTGCAGGAGAAGACAAGTTTGTGCGAGTCTGGCTAGTCGTGGAAGATGATAGATCAGATTTAATTGATATTCCAGATGCAGACCCGTCATGTGTATACTTCTTGGTTAACAATGAATCTGAATTGGGACCTttgcaaaaatataatattcatgAATCCAAGTGTTTGAGGAGAACACAGGATTCAGCTTGTATCGTCTTTCCTCCTAAGGTTTTTCGAATTCTTGAGAAGCCCTTGCATTTGTTCCAAGGACACGAAGGGGAGATCTTGGATCTTTCTTGGTCAAAGAATGAT TGTCTCCTCTCAGCATCAATTGACAAAACTGTTCGGTTATGGCGAGTAGGAGTCGATCATTGCCTCAAAGTCTTCTCGCATAATAATTACG TGACTTGCATTCAGTTTAACCCTTTGAACGATGATTACTTCATTAGCGGTTCAATCGATGGAAAAGTTCGGATTTGGACAATAACTGGCTGTCAAGTTGTTGATTGGACTGAAACGAAGGAGATAATAACCGCCATTTCTTATCGCCCTGATGGACAG GGTGGTGTAATTGGCTTCGTTACAGGAACCTGTCAGTTTTTCAACATATCAG ATAATCGCTTGCAGTTTGAAACTCAGATGTGCTTGGCCAGAAAGAAAAAGTCACCCTGCAAAAGGGTAACCGGCTTCCAG TTTTTACCACACGACCCAAGCAAAGTGTTGGTAACTTGTGCAAATTCACAGGTTAGAGTACTTGATGGTATGGATGTGATCAGGAAGTACAAAG GTATTCGAAATGGTGGGAACCAGGTTTCTGCTTCATTTACATCAGATGGGAAACACATTGTCTCGGCTTCTGAGGATTCAAATGTTTATATGTGGAACTACACTGATCCGGTTTCAAATTCTTTGTCACAACCAAAATCCATAGGATCATTTGAGTGTTTCTCCTCGGATGCCTCAGTTGTCATACCCTGGCCTGGCTTGAAAATAGGGAACTCAGAAAATGagttaaaatcaagaaaatatgaGATTTTTAGAAATTCATTACCCTTTTCACTATCTGCTTATTTCTCTTCTGGAGACCAAGAATTTTTCCTAGATTCCAACCCAAAGGGATCCACGACTTGGCCCGAGGAAAAGCTACCAGTGTCTTATCCTCACGATATGATGTCTTCAATGT GTTGGGATGGAAAAATCAGATCTTTTCGTAATTACGGGTTACCAGTTCCCTGTTAA
- the LOC140982989 gene encoding uncharacterized protein isoform X1: MDYLSRHAEELQFFDAVENVSLASSFLDDCHSFKNWEYDVWVNSPQSVTERRRKFIRWMGLSSDGLEGDDFFKEDAGRIMENSGAVQQTPPSTENRLSSCHSSASIWSYNDVDSSMKVDLFDARSDNGSERACNVTGLVENEKNESQSSLSLQQLVEKELFVNGTDKLKDRLLNRLRSISCMKCSAVNDDNMRSNDDSRVEETRIRRVKVRYSRRRMKKLSALFTGQDIPAHEGPILAMKFSHNGKFLASAGEDKFVRVWLVVEDDRSDLIDIPDADPSCVYFLVNNESELGPLQKYNIHESKCLRRTQDSACIVFPPKVFRILEKPLHLFQGHEGEILDLSWSKNDCLLSASIDKTVRLWRVGVDHCLKVFSHNNYVTCIQFNPLNDDYFISGSIDGKVRIWTITGCQVVDWTETKEIITAISYRPDGQGGVIGFVTGTCQFFNISDNRLQFETQMCLARKKKSPCKRVTGFQFLPHDPSKVLVTCANSQVRVLDGMDVIRKYKGIRNGGNQVSASFTSDGKHIVSASEDSNVYMWNYTDPVSNSLSQPKSIGSFECFSSDASVVIPWPGLKIGNSENELKSRKYEIFRNSLPFSLSAYFSSGDQEFFLDSNPKGSTTWPEEKLPVSYPHDMMSSMCKSQYKLLKACCQSTSSSSHAWGLVLVTAGWDGKIRSFRNYGLPVPC; the protein is encoded by the exons ATGGACTACTTGAGCCGTCATGCGGAAGAATTGCAATTTTTTGACGCCGTGGAGAACGTTTCGTTGGCATCTAGTTTTCTTGATGATTGCCATAGTTTTAAGAATTGGGAATATGATGTGTGGGTTAATAGTCCTCAGAGTGTGACGGAACGCCGTAGGAAATTCATTAGATGGATGGGATTGAGCTCAGATGGATTGGAAGGAGACGATTTCTTTAAAGAAGATGCTGGTAGAATCATGGAGAATAGTGGAGCTGTCCAGCAGACACCACCGAGCACCGAAAACCGGCTTTCTTCTTGCCATTCTTCTGCTTCAATTTGGTCTTACAATGATGTGGACTCGTCTATGAAGGTGGATTTATTTGATGCTAGAAGTGACAATGGTAGTGAGAGAGCATGTAATGTAACTGGATTAGTGGAAAATGAGAAAAACGAGTCGCAATCGTCTCTGTCCCTTCAGCAGTTGGTGGAGAAAGAACTGTTTGTTAATGGGACGGATAAGTTGAAAGATAGGTTATTGAATAGATTGCGGTCCATTTCTTGCATGAAGTGTAGTGCTGTGAACGATGATAATATGCGATCGAATGATGATAGCCGAGTCGAAGAAACTAGGATTCGGAGGGTGAAGGTTCGATATTCTCGAAGAAGGATGAAGAAACTCTCAGCTCTTTTCACAGGACAAGACATACCAGCCCATGAGGGTCCGATACTAGCTATGAAATTTAGTCACAATGGTAAGTTCCTGGCCAGTGCAGGAGAAGACAAGTTTGTGCGAGTCTGGCTAGTCGTGGAAGATGATAGATCAGATTTAATTGATATTCCAGATGCAGACCCGTCATGTGTATACTTCTTGGTTAACAATGAATCTGAATTGGGACCTttgcaaaaatataatattcatgAATCCAAGTGTTTGAGGAGAACACAGGATTCAGCTTGTATCGTCTTTCCTCCTAAGGTTTTTCGAATTCTTGAGAAGCCCTTGCATTTGTTCCAAGGACACGAAGGGGAGATCTTGGATCTTTCTTGGTCAAAGAATGAT TGTCTCCTCTCAGCATCAATTGACAAAACTGTTCGGTTATGGCGAGTAGGAGTCGATCATTGCCTCAAAGTCTTCTCGCATAATAATTACG TGACTTGCATTCAGTTTAACCCTTTGAACGATGATTACTTCATTAGCGGTTCAATCGATGGAAAAGTTCGGATTTGGACAATAACTGGCTGTCAAGTTGTTGATTGGACTGAAACGAAGGAGATAATAACCGCCATTTCTTATCGCCCTGATGGACAG GGTGGTGTAATTGGCTTCGTTACAGGAACCTGTCAGTTTTTCAACATATCAG ATAATCGCTTGCAGTTTGAAACTCAGATGTGCTTGGCCAGAAAGAAAAAGTCACCCTGCAAAAGGGTAACCGGCTTCCAG TTTTTACCACACGACCCAAGCAAAGTGTTGGTAACTTGTGCAAATTCACAGGTTAGAGTACTTGATGGTATGGATGTGATCAGGAAGTACAAAG GTATTCGAAATGGTGGGAACCAGGTTTCTGCTTCATTTACATCAGATGGGAAACACATTGTCTCGGCTTCTGAGGATTCAAATGTTTATATGTGGAACTACACTGATCCGGTTTCAAATTCTTTGTCACAACCAAAATCCATAGGATCATTTGAGTGTTTCTCCTCGGATGCCTCAGTTGTCATACCCTGGCCTGGCTTGAAAATAGGGAACTCAGAAAATGagttaaaatcaagaaaatatgaGATTTTTAGAAATTCATTACCCTTTTCACTATCTGCTTATTTCTCTTCTGGAGACCAAGAATTTTTCCTAGATTCCAACCCAAAGGGATCCACGACTTGGCCCGAGGAAAAGCTACCAGTGTCTTATCCTCACGATATGATGTCTTCAATGTGTAAGTCTCAGTACAAACTTCTCAAGGCTTGTTGCCAGAGTACTTCATCCAGTTCTCACGCATGGGGTCTAGTCCTTGTTACTGCAGGTTGGGATGGAAAAATCAGATCTTTTCGTAATTACGGGTTACCAGTTCCCTGTTAA